The Thermococcus thermotolerans genome contains a region encoding:
- a CDS encoding ATP-binding cassette domain-containing protein has product MNVITVENLSFRYRRAAEYSLKDVSFEVRKGEMLGIIGPSGSGKSTLCLTLNGIIPQSIKGEFSGDVVIRDPRTGEEYNTKETPVSRLSTVIGLVLQNPESQLFNMTVEEEIAFGLENLGLERNEILRRLRWVLEVTGLSGLEREFPPNLSGGQQQRLAIASVLAMEPAVLVLDEPTSQLDPVGRREVLGLISLLRKEHGMTVILVEHHTDYILRFADRVLVMDGGHVIMEGTPRELAEEVETLKKLGIKLPPSLEISHELRKRGVIKAPALTEEELLSWTGHP; this is encoded by the coding sequence ATGAACGTCATCACCGTGGAGAACCTCAGCTTCAGGTACAGAAGGGCCGCTGAATACTCACTGAAGGATGTCAGCTTTGAGGTCAGGAAAGGAGAGATGTTGGGGATAATCGGACCGAGCGGAAGTGGAAAATCGACCCTCTGTCTGACCCTCAACGGCATCATCCCCCAATCTATAAAGGGGGAGTTCTCGGGTGATGTGGTGATAAGGGATCCAAGGACGGGTGAGGAGTACAACACGAAGGAAACACCCGTCTCAAGACTCTCCACGGTGATTGGCCTTGTTCTTCAGAATCCAGAGAGCCAGCTCTTCAACATGACGGTCGAGGAGGAGATAGCCTTTGGGCTCGAAAACCTCGGGTTGGAAAGGAACGAGATACTGAGGCGTCTCCGCTGGGTGCTGGAGGTAACCGGACTGAGTGGTCTTGAGCGAGAATTTCCGCCCAACCTCAGCGGCGGCCAGCAGCAGAGGCTTGCCATAGCTTCCGTTCTGGCCATGGAGCCTGCGGTTCTGGTTCTTGATGAGCCGACGTCCCAGCTGGACCCCGTTGGGAGAAGAGAGGTTCTGGGATTGATATCCCTTCTCCGGAAAGAGCACGGCATGACAGTGATTCTGGTCGAGCATCACACGGACTACATACTCCGCTTTGCCGACAGGGTTCTCGTTATGGACGGTGGGCATGTGATAATGGAGGGCACCCCAAGGGAGCTTGCGGAGGAGGTCGAAACTCTGAAGAAACTCGGGATAAAACTGCCCCCAAGCCTTGAGATCTCCCACGAGCTTAGGAAGAGGGGAGTTATCAAAGCTCCTGCCCTTACTGAGGAGGAGCTTCTCTCTTGGACAGGACATCCTTGA
- a CDS encoding TrkH family potassium uptake protein encodes MLELRKYINISDDIFVVKNLIGAILQGVGLAYLFPVLLAWFYPDEIRYVVYFALPGVFSILLGAWLARHMGKVEDVNLRQAMVSAAFTWLFASFISVIPFIYIANMSFVDSYFESMSAWTGTGLTMMSNLESYPHIILFWRSWMQWLGGIGIVLVALTVLIRPGVAAARLYRAEARSERIVPNLVNTSKVIFQIYLVLTLVGVYLYYINGMPLFDAVIHSMTGLGTGGMSSHDLSIGFFNSTSIEAVTIFLMIMGAVNFTVHYRLFKDRHLKPFFEDVQVKYMFIFLLPAIAVIALSLTQVGDTIGDALRQAVFHSVSAITCTGFGIADLSKYPELGKFILGILMVIGGGAGSTAGGIKLIRVILMYESLKWTLQSAILPKGAVIKRKVGNYIFSEEDIQEVMSFTMTYFAFLLIGTVYTMLRIGTSLTDSFFEVASAQGNVGLSVGITSPALPVDMKILLILHMWIGRLEIFSTLVFIISVFFLAPRMVSRR; translated from the coding sequence ATGCTAGAGCTCAGGAAGTACATTAACATCTCGGATGACATCTTCGTGGTTAAAAATCTCATCGGGGCGATCCTTCAGGGTGTGGGGCTGGCATACCTCTTTCCGGTGTTGCTCGCATGGTTCTACCCCGATGAAATAAGGTACGTCGTTTACTTTGCCCTCCCCGGAGTCTTCTCGATACTCCTTGGGGCATGGCTGGCTAGGCATATGGGGAAGGTGGAGGATGTTAATCTGAGGCAGGCTATGGTTTCTGCGGCCTTTACGTGGCTCTTTGCCTCCTTCATAAGCGTTATACCCTTCATCTACATAGCCAATATGTCCTTTGTTGACTCGTACTTCGAGAGCATGAGCGCCTGGACAGGAACTGGCCTTACTATGATGAGCAACCTGGAGAGCTACCCCCATATAATCCTCTTCTGGCGTTCCTGGATGCAGTGGCTCGGTGGTATAGGCATTGTGCTCGTCGCGTTGACGGTTCTCATCCGCCCTGGTGTTGCCGCCGCAAGGCTCTACCGCGCCGAGGCACGGAGCGAGAGGATAGTTCCCAACCTGGTCAACACATCGAAGGTCATCTTCCAGATATACCTTGTCCTCACCCTTGTGGGTGTGTACCTCTACTACATAAATGGCATGCCCTTATTCGATGCTGTTATACACTCCATGACAGGTCTTGGCACTGGTGGTATGAGCAGTCACGACCTGAGCATTGGATTCTTCAACAGCACATCGATAGAGGCAGTTACGATATTCCTCATGATAATGGGTGCCGTAAACTTCACTGTTCACTACCGTCTCTTCAAGGACAGGCATCTCAAGCCCTTCTTCGAGGACGTCCAGGTTAAGTACATGTTCATCTTTCTGCTCCCGGCGATAGCGGTTATAGCCCTCAGTCTCACCCAGGTTGGAGATACCATAGGTGATGCCCTGAGACAGGCGGTTTTCCACTCGGTTTCGGCTATAACATGTACCGGATTTGGAATCGCAGACCTGAGCAAGTACCCGGAGCTGGGCAAGTTCATCCTAGGAATTCTCATGGTGATAGGCGGCGGTGCAGGAAGTACCGCGGGTGGTATAAAGCTCATACGTGTCATACTGATGTACGAGAGCTTGAAATGGACCCTCCAGAGCGCCATACTGCCAAAGGGTGCCGTTATCAAGAGGAAGGTGGGTAACTATATATTCAGCGAGGAGGACATCCAGGAGGTCATGAGCTTCACCATGACATACTTTGCGTTCCTGCTCATAGGAACCGTCTACACGATGCTCCGCATTGGGACAAGCCTCACGGATTCTTTCTTTGAGGTCGCATCTGCCCAGGGCAACGTTGGACTCAGCGTAGGCATAACCTCCCCGGCACTACCAGTTGACATGAAGATACTTCTGATACTCCACATGTGGATAGGGAGGCTGGAGATATTCTCGACCCTCGTCTTCATAATAAGCGTGTTCTTCCTGGCCCCGAGGATGGTGAGCAGGAGATGA
- the map gene encoding type II methionyl aminopeptidase has product MEERDALIKAGEIARRVKKEVSDMIKPGVKLYDIAEFVERRIVELGGKPAFPCNLSINEIAAHYTPYKGDDTILREGDYLKVDIGVHVDGYIADTAVTFRVGMEEDDLMAASKEALENAISVIRAGVKISEIGKAIEETIRGYGFNPIVNLSGHKIERYKLHSGISIPNIYRPADTYVLKEGDVIAIEPFATTGAGQVIEIPPALIFMHIRDRPVRMAQARRLLMHIKKEYNGLPFAYRWLQGFMPEGQLKLALAQLDRVGAVYSYQILREVRGGLVSQFEHTVIVEKDGAYITT; this is encoded by the coding sequence GTGGAGGAGAGAGATGCTCTCATAAAGGCGGGAGAGATAGCAAGGCGGGTGAAAAAAGAAGTCTCAGACATGATAAAACCCGGGGTAAAGCTCTACGATATTGCTGAGTTCGTGGAAAGGCGCATAGTGGAACTTGGGGGAAAACCTGCCTTCCCCTGTAATCTCTCAATAAACGAAATCGCGGCCCACTACACCCCATACAAAGGCGATGATACCATACTCAGGGAGGGGGATTACCTAAAGGTGGACATAGGTGTCCACGTTGATGGGTACATAGCGGACACGGCAGTAACCTTCAGGGTTGGTATGGAGGAAGACGACTTAATGGCGGCATCAAAGGAAGCCCTCGAAAACGCCATCAGCGTGATACGCGCGGGCGTCAAAATCAGCGAGATTGGGAAGGCCATAGAGGAAACAATACGGGGCTACGGCTTCAACCCGATAGTCAACCTCAGCGGCCACAAGATAGAGCGCTACAAGCTTCACTCCGGCATAAGCATACCGAACATCTACCGCCCTGCAGACACCTACGTCCTCAAGGAGGGGGACGTCATAGCGATAGAGCCCTTCGCGACCACCGGTGCCGGACAGGTTATCGAGATCCCCCCGGCGCTTATATTCATGCACATCCGCGACAGGCCGGTAAGAATGGCACAGGCCAGGAGGCTTCTCATGCACATAAAGAAGGAGTACAACGGACTCCCCTTCGCCTACCGCTGGCTGCAGGGGTTCATGCCTGAGGGACAGCTCAAACTGGCTCTGGCCCAGCTGGACAGGGTTGGTGCCGTGTACAGCTATCAGATACTCAGGGAAGTCCGCGGCGGCCTGGTGAGCCAGTTCGAGCACACGGTTATAGTGGAAAAGGATGGGGCGTACATAACGACCTGA
- a CDS encoding CBS domain-containing protein translates to MVGILVQEVMTDRFQKIDIDAPLSEAIGIFEKEDPDLILVFDGNLYKGVLTQDLIVRSHLKWDPTKAKVKDVYKTAPVIKPDEDLSKAAKLMIEVDLRSLPVGESKAEIIGVISDIELLKRVAEGEFGKRKVEEVMTKDVITLRPDDTVAKALATMRDHAISRIPIVNEEGKLEGLVTLHDLIIRFIKPRFRAQYGEVAGEKIPPFSMQLRDVMIRGVITISPDAKLREAIATMIENDIDGLIIVDENNRVKGVLTVKDMLLPISRMVEKEVRFYLQLGGDASVLSDFTRERIIEDVRRFVDGYEDLLGQEGIIYLYIRRFNERFRGVHLYQARMRVVTDRGVFIATGETWGAIQAVHDALRAIERQLLQKAELEKDTHYYKRFLEKMGLE, encoded by the coding sequence ATGGTCGGTATTCTTGTGCAGGAGGTTATGACCGACAGGTTCCAGAAAATAGACATCGACGCCCCGCTTTCTGAGGCGATCGGAATCTTTGAGAAGGAAGACCCCGACCTTATTCTGGTCTTCGACGGAAACCTGTACAAAGGAGTCCTGACCCAGGACCTTATAGTACGCTCCCACCTCAAGTGGGACCCAACCAAGGCCAAAGTTAAAGATGTCTACAAGACCGCCCCGGTGATCAAGCCGGATGAGGACCTTAGCAAGGCCGCCAAGCTCATGATTGAGGTTGACCTGCGCTCCCTCCCGGTTGGGGAAAGCAAGGCTGAAATCATCGGAGTTATAAGCGATATAGAACTGCTCAAGAGGGTAGCAGAGGGTGAGTTCGGAAAGAGGAAGGTCGAAGAGGTCATGACCAAGGACGTCATAACCCTCAGGCCCGACGATACCGTAGCAAAGGCACTCGCAACGATGCGCGACCACGCGATATCAAGGATACCGATAGTCAACGAGGAGGGCAAACTTGAAGGTCTCGTTACGCTCCACGACCTCATCATAAGGTTCATCAAACCCCGCTTCAGGGCCCAGTACGGCGAGGTTGCGGGCGAGAAGATACCCCCGTTCAGCATGCAGCTGCGCGACGTCATGATAAGGGGGGTCATAACAATATCCCCTGACGCCAAGCTCAGAGAGGCCATCGCCACGATGATAGAGAACGACATTGACGGCCTGATAATCGTCGACGAGAACAACAGGGTCAAGGGTGTTCTCACGGTCAAGGATATGTTGTTGCCCATCTCAAGAATGGTCGAGAAGGAGGTTCGCTTCTACCTCCAGCTGGGCGGTGATGCCTCAGTACTCAGCGACTTTACCAGGGAAAGAATAATAGAGGACGTAAGGCGCTTCGTTGACGGATACGAAGACCTCCTCGGACAGGAGGGCATAATCTACCTCTACATCAGGCGCTTCAACGAGCGCTTCAGGGGAGTTCACCTCTACCAGGCCAGGATGCGCGTTGTCACCGATAGGGGAGTGTTCATAGCGACGGGTGAAACCTGGGGTGCAATACAGGCCGTCCATGACGCCCTCAGGGCGATCGAGAGACAGCTCCTTCAGAAGGCCGAGCTTGAGAAGGACACCCACTACTACAAGCGCTTCCTGGAAAAGATGGGACTGGAGTGA
- a CDS encoding DUF835 domain-containing protein, with amino-acid sequence MNLEAAVPYVNFFSRWVLFIAVAYKAYQTRDKGWVLLSTAFFINALDVESYIFRPLGIHMAHEAYRVASQIPNFFIATLLLWGAIHLKYATSKLKHVVLISVFLAASYVWLFLLAANVFNDNFVVETVFPAFAYSFALIYFSRILIEKEISTRSIDSLFPWGLILLGLLNFTYPVVRNVEWLAPSAFFLGAVFRLVAAVGAFKFVFIPFPPAETQPPSSKTTHPGAFVYPSKEKVSEKFGNIKELSNLIVITREELDSIRGKLHPSALVFWVTRVIEGEIHKFPEIYAISPTKIDILTDLIAKAVESGYRVLYIDAVEYLIIENGFENTLKFLLNVKDHLLVANGTIILVVDPEALDPLQRRILEREFPGK; translated from the coding sequence AGCACGGCGTTCTTCATAAACGCTCTGGACGTTGAGAGCTATATATTCAGGCCCCTTGGGATCCATATGGCTCATGAGGCGTACAGGGTTGCCTCGCAGATACCGAACTTCTTTATAGCGACCCTTCTCCTCTGGGGGGCCATCCACCTCAAATACGCTACGAGCAAGCTCAAGCATGTCGTCTTAATCTCGGTGTTTCTGGCCGCTTCGTACGTATGGCTGTTCCTGCTGGCGGCCAACGTTTTCAATGACAACTTTGTGGTGGAAACGGTATTTCCAGCTTTTGCCTATAGCTTTGCCCTCATATACTTCAGCAGGATTTTGATTGAGAAGGAGATATCAACCCGCAGTATAGATTCGCTTTTCCCGTGGGGACTGATACTTCTGGGTCTCCTCAACTTTACATATCCGGTAGTTAGGAACGTTGAGTGGCTGGCCCCGAGCGCCTTTTTCCTTGGTGCTGTTTTCAGACTGGTTGCCGCGGTTGGCGCGTTTAAGTTCGTCTTCATACCGTTTCCCCCAGCAGAAACCCAACCTCCATCTTCCAAGACAACTCATCCGGGGGCTTTTGTATACCCCTCCAAAGAGAAGGTCTCAGAGAAGTTTGGAAATATCAAAGAACTCTCAAACCTGATTGTGATAACCAGGGAGGAGCTTGACAGTATCAGGGGGAAACTTCATCCGAGCGCTTTGGTGTTCTGGGTTACGAGGGTGATTGAGGGGGAGATACATAAGTTCCCCGAAATATACGCGATAAGTCCAACCAAAATCGATATACTGACCGACCTGATAGCCAAAGCTGTGGAAAGCGGCTACCGCGTTCTGTACATAGACGCCGTGGAGTACCTGATAATAGAAAACGGCTTTGAAAACACTCTGAAGTTCCTTCTAAATGTAAAGGATCACCTGCTGGTGGCGAACGGTACTATAATACTGGTGGTGGATCCAGAGGCTCTGGATCCCCTGCAGAGAAGAATTTTAGAAAGAGAATTTCCGGGGAAGTAA